In one Silene latifolia isolate original U9 population chromosome 10, ASM4854445v1, whole genome shotgun sequence genomic region, the following are encoded:
- the LOC141606849 gene encoding putative methyltransferase PMT3, which translates to MRGRSEDVQKKRLVTGLVVAAFFFGFLYVYQGPIFGSESSSSSALEYGSKSLRKFGWGADDEADETPNFTQEDSKDGLVLKSFPVCDDRHSELIPCLDRHLIYQLRLKLDLSLMEHYERHCPPQERRYNCLIPPPHGYKVPIKWPRSRDEVWKANIPHTHLAHEKSDQNWMVVKGEKIVFPGGGTHFHYGADKYIAAMANMLKFPKNMINNKGKLRTVLDVGCGVASFGGYLLSSDVITMSLAPNDVHQNQIQFALERGIPAYLGVLGTKRLPYPSRSFELAHCSRCRIDWLQRDGILLLELDRLLRPGGYFAYSSPEAYAQDEEDLRIWKEMSTLVERMCWKIASKRNQTVIWVKPLNNDCYMQRAPGTQPPLCRSDDNPDAVTGVNMEACITPYSDHDHKAGGSELAPWPARLTSPPPRLADFGYSSSMFEKDNELWRQRVDNYWTLLGSKIKSDSVRNVMDMKANLGSFAAALKDKDVWVMNVASDDGSNTLKVIYDRGLIGAVHNWCEAFSTYPRTYDLLHAWNIISEIEKKGCSPADLLLEMDRILRPTGFAIFRDKQSVVDFIKKHLSALHWEAIATSDANTDSEEDGEEIVFIVRKKLWLPNQSSRDTE; encoded by the exons ATGAGGGGTAGATCAGAAGACGTACAAAAAAAGCGTCTGGTCACTGGTTTAGTAGTTGCAGCTTTTTTCTTTGGCTTTCTCTACGTATACCAAGGACCCATTTTTGGATCAGAAAGTAGTAGCTCATCGGCTTTGGAGTATGGCAGTAAATCTTTGAGAAAATTTGGTTGGGGTGCGGACGATGAGGCAGATGAAACCCCCAATTTTACTCAAGAAGATAGCAAGGATGGTCTTGTACTTAAAAGCTTTCCG GTCTGCGATGATCGACATTCTGAATTGATTCCTTGCTTGGATAGACATCTTATATATCAACTGAGATTGAAGTTGGACTTGTCTTTGATGGAACACTATGAAAGACATTGCCCTCCTCAGGAAAGGCGCTACAATTGTTTGATCCCACCTCCACATGGATATAAG GTTCCAATTAAGTGGCCTAGAAGTCGAGATGAGGTCTGGAAAGCGAATATACCCCATACTCACCTCGCACACGAGAAGTCTGATCAGAATTGGATGGTTGTCAAAGGTGAAAAGATCGTGTTTCCTGGAGGAGGAACTCACTTTCACTATGGAGCTGACAAGTATATTGCTGCTATGGCTAAT ATGCTCAAGTTTCCAAAAAACATGATCAACAACAAAGGCAAGCTAAGGACTGTTCTTGATGTCGGCTGTGGTGTTGCGAGTTTTGGGGGGTATCTTCTATCATCTGATGTCATTACTATGTCGTTGGCACCAAATGATGTGCACCAGAACCAGATCCAGTTTGCTTTAGAGAGAGGTATCCCTGCATATCTGGGTGTTTTAGGTACAAAGAGGCTCCCATATCCTAGCAGATCGTTTGAGCTCGCTCACTGCTCTCGTTGTAGAATTGATTGGCTTCAAAGAGATGGTATCCTTCTTCTTGAATTAGATAGGCTGTTGAGGCCGGGTGGCTATTTCGCCTACTCATCTCCTGAAGCATACGCTCAAGATGAAGAGGACCTCAGGATATGGAAAGAGATGAGTACTCTTGTAGAAAGAATGTGCTGGAAAATAGCTTCGAAAAGGAATCAAACTGTCATTTGGGTCAAGCCTTTGAACAATGATTGTTATATGCAAAGGGCTCCTGGTACCCAGCCTCCTCTTTGCCGATCAGATGATAACCCAGATGCTGTTACCGGTGTGAACATGGAAGCTTGCATCACACCGTATTCTGACC ATGaccacaaggctggaggaagtgAATTGGCTCCATGGCCTGCTAGGCTGACTTCTCCGCCTCCTCGACTTGCTGATTTTGGATATTCAAGCTCTATGTTTGAAAAAGACAAT GAACTATGGAGGCAGAGAGTGGACAACTACTGGACCCTTTTAGGCTCCAAGATTAAATCCGATTCCGTGAGAAATGTGATGGATATGAAGGCCAATTTGGGTTCATTTGCGGCTGCTCTGAAAGATAAGGATGTGTGGGTAATGAATGTTGCTTCAGATGACGGATCAAACACACTTAAGGTGATTTATGACCGAGGCCTTATTGGAGCTGTTCACAACTG GTGTGAAGCATTCTCTACCTATCCACGGACTTACGATCTACTCCACGCCTGGAACATCATCTCTGAGATCGAGAAGAAAGGCTGCAGCCCAGCGGATCTTCTACTCGAGATGGATCGAATACTCAGGCCAACTGGATTTGCCATTTTCCGGGACAAGCAGTCTGTCGTCGATTTCATCAAGAAGCATTTATCAGCCTTGCACTGGGAGGCAATAGCAACCTCAGATGCAAACACAGATTCCGAGGAGGATGGTGAGGAAATCGTGTTTATCGTTCGCAAGAAGTTGTGGCTCCCGAATCAAAGCTCCAGGGACACAGAATAA